A single genomic interval of Argopecten irradians isolate NY chromosome 8, Ai_NY, whole genome shotgun sequence harbors:
- the LOC138330119 gene encoding uncharacterized protein: protein MDYLRVAPTCFRLLLIVVTVLILYSPCCRGSVSGRAAVSSKNRIHKVSSSIMTSSKGSIIQKTKRPPEVVHRTKIVPSSRATSCLKLQCPVSTPKSCRYLTVVLLSGGKRCRQCTIKRSRKCRISKPTKTIFTPTKKVFKPTKKVFKPTKKVFKPAKKVFKPAKKVLKPAKKVLPRKIKTISNSSRITPAQKSRNVSSARIKQAAIRKRTRAKLNNFEGRWVKGFSSD from the exons ATGGATTATCTACGAGTTGCACCTACTTGCTTCAGACTACTTCTTATCGTGGTCACGGTGCTCATACTGTATTCTCCATGTTGTCGTG GTTCAGTATCGGGGAGAGCCGCAGTTTCGTCAAAAAATAGAATCCACAAAGTTAGTTCCAGTATAATGACGTCATCGAAAGGTAGCATTATACAGAAGACCAAACGCCCACCGGAAGTTGTGCATCGAACGAAAATCGTCCCATCCTCCCGCGCCACTTCCTGTCTGAAACTTCAATGTCCGGTTTCCACACCAAAATCTTGTCGCTATCTCACTGTTGTCCTATTAAGTGGAGGAAAGCGATGTCGCCAATGTACTATTAAAAGATCAAGAAAATGTCGTATTTCTAAGCCAACGAAGACGATATTTACGCCAACAAAGAAGGTCTTCAAGCCAACAAAGAAGGTATTTAAGCCAACAAAGAAAGTCTTCAAGCCTGCGAAGAAAGTCTTCAAGCCCGCAAAGAAGGTTTTGAAGCCCGCAAAGAAGGTTCTtccaagaaaaataaaaacaatttcaaattcCTCCAGAATAACTCCAGCTCAAAAATCCAGAAATGTATCGTCTGCCAGGATAAAACAAGCCGCCATTAGGAAAAGGACCAGGGcaaaattgaataattttgaAGGACGATGGGTAAAGGGTTTTTCAAGTGATTAA